The genomic region TAAGAAATACGGGATAATTGGGCTTATACGTTTTGCAAATATcacattttcttcattctgCTATTTCATGCTTTCTTTGTTGCTGACACAGAGGCaactggttttctttttttatatttctgttCGATGGTTTTAATTCGCTAgcggtttgttttcttaacaGAAACAGAAATTAAGAACTAAACAAATCAGCTTCAACAATTCTTGAAAAAGTTCtgtaaacaaataagtttCTACTCCTGCTggaatatgttttacttagttcAATAGCTCGAATTTTTTAATCTACTTTAGCTTCAAATGTCTGTTTTATAGTCATGAAGTGTTTTTCCTAGCCTAGATCGACGAAGCAATTTATTCGTGTCGTTTGCAGTTATTGTTTCTATTTCGTTTTTACCAATACTGCACAAACTTAGGCAAGTTTGCAAGAATCGACGTTACTTTCTTTTAGTTgtatttcttgtttcattGCTACCCCTCTCGATTAAGCTAGTTTCTCTGTAATATGAATATGGTTCGATACGATACGATGAGACGCACAACTATAACGACGATGAAGACAACGACAAGGACGACGATAACGTTATGATGGACGAATGGattagaaaagaaacaaaaaatgactAAATCGAATGTCATGTGTTTTCTATGCATTTCCAAAGTGGTTTCGATAGCAATAGGAGATTTATTCAGGCAACGGGTCAGTAGAACTCCTTGAAGGGTTCACGCAAGCCTTCCAAATACGTACGCTACCTTCGTGTGCTTAGCTACTTTGCATTGAAATTTGGGCAAAATAATATGTGTGATGTTGAAATTTAGGCAATACGATAACGTGAACGTACGATCGCGTTAAACATTACGCATAATGgatgatatattttttttagttcttttctgtttcaaaaacattaatCTATAAAAGATACCATAAATTACAAAAACTCCCCTTGCtaggtaaaaaaagaaaaaaaaagagtactTTAGTAGCTTGCCGGTTAAATAAactaaacagaaaaaagacacactaaacagaaaaaaaacaagaaatgagTAATAAGGGATGAATCTGAAAAGAAAAGacgtgaaaataataaaatcatataCAAAATGATCCACGTTGACTAGAAATAAGTATACCAAGTCTGTGTAATaagtaacaaaacaaatgtaaaccATGATTATTGAAACAGTtaagattttatttgaatgtattttttagttttttttagtgCTTTTCAAAGTTTTCTACTTATCGTTTTGCATCGCAGCATATCAACATATTATCTAGTAATTACCTCATTTGTATATATCTCTTACGGCCTACAAAGTGTATaaagtaattattttttagctttttcttatgtttttcttcttttttcattttttcgtttttcgttatGCTTACTTTACCGTTATAACTTTCTTTAGCGTATAGTTTTCAATCACTTcagtttctttttatcttttcaaacaaaatatgttATCTTTCTTCTACATGTTTGCTCAAtcctattttttccttttctgtttCCGTGCAATGAAAATcttcacactcacacacacacatcaaatAGAGGGGCGAAACAACACATGAAACCGATCAGGAAAGTTGCATTAATTACGACCAGCCAGCGACTAACCGATCAACATTGCCACTTGGCGGATGCCTTTTTCTAATTAGCGACCACTTAACCTACCTACAACAAACGACCCTCGTGGGTTGGGTGGGGTAGTTGGGgtggggaaggggaaagggaACAACAGACAATCTTCGCGATGCCTTTTGCAAAAAGGGGACAATGCCGTCGTGAAAGAAACACACCGTCCGAGTACGTCGAGTATGACATGCACTCTTGCTCACGGTGCTCATTGTTTTTCTCTTGGCGAAAATCGTTTTCAAgtgcaaaaactaaaaatcttgCGAAAGTTTCTTAGccttattttaataattacaTCATATGGTTGCAGAGTTTGTTTCGCTATAATCAGTTTTcatcatgtgtttttttttaaatttcctccATTTGTTCGTTTTGAATTACACGGaattaaaacgaacgaaaacttTGGGAATTGCATTGAGTTTGCTGCACTTTTCATTCATTACGACTTCCTTTTATATAGTCAGGAAGAAAACGAATGCAAGGAAGTGGGGAATCATCTACCTCAACCACTCCAAACCGTCATGTTTTACTCACGTGCAGCACCAATTCCAATACAATGAACTATAACTCTTTTCGTAGAACACGTGCTGCTTCTACTTTTCTATCACCTTGTTCTCTCGGTTTGACGCTCTATCTTCCTATGCCTTTGAAGCAAATTTTGTAAATCAATAGATAATTTTGCATTCGCTTGACAAACGTAATCTTTTtaagataatttaaaaacatcatCTTGGAACCtttatgaaaaggaaaaatatttactttttgctttttgatGGTTGATATTCATCTCGTTGCGCAGCCGTGCCCACGGCAGACCGGACTGCAAATGTCCATGGAAAGAtagattgttgttgttgtgtcaCCGCCCCATGTACACTAGCGAACAGTTTTCTTGGGTTTTCCATAATCTCCTCTACTCCTTAAGTCTTATTAAGGTGTGGAACTGGTAGAAAGATACCAGTACATTTGTTTCTAGGACAGACAACGATCATCCCGAGGATCGCGTCTCTTGTTTACAGTTCCTTTTTCGCTTGAACGATCACAAAACGGCATCTTAGTGTTAATCTGCTACATTCCGAATAGTTGGCAGTAGTAGGTATTATGTTTTGGGTCTCGTCCCGCTTCAGTGTCTGATGATGTACCATGCTATTTATTGTTCGTCTGAGGACATTTTCTGCTCACATTTACTGAGTTGAATCGGATCAGAgaagtttttctttgattCGTGTATGGGCAGTTGTTTATCATCGTAAAGGTTCTACTTTATGTTTTAGCCTCTGGACAGAATGAGAATGGTTCACTTTGCTAGTTTTGTTCGCTTATTTGTTCGTTAACACTTCATATCCATTACCTAATCCAGGATATAGTAAGTGTGGATGTAGCAAAGTAAGTGCTACTATATATTTTGAAAGGTTTAGCCaacattatttaatttctGTACGCTTAATCAAAGGAGTTTGAAACCGCCCAACATAAAAATACGGCAATAGGGAAAAATAACCTAATTGTGTTAACCTATGTCCTTTTTGGTAAATTTGTGTGTCTTCTCTTATTCGGGTTTGGGTTAGGCGCtggattttgtttaaattgttcCTGTTCCTTCTCGCTGTTTCTAGTAAATTTTTGATTCTTCGATTCACAGTTTGACTCCTACATAGTTTGCACATTCACGCACGTATCCATCTCCTCGGTCATTCAACTTTTTTCAATGATTCCCCCCTTCCTTTCCACCTGTTGCTCACAGAACATCGCTCGTTAGCGtatgtttttattcgtttttttattgtaaaaacTAAAGCTAACCTTAATTCGTGTGTATATTTCGACTAAAATACGATGCTTTTTCTATCACGTTTCGGACATCCTTCGCAAGTGTAGTTTAGTTATGATTTCGGGATtgattttttccgtttttatgaGTTTACTTATTTACGTGCTAACGTTCACGAATGATTTTTCTCACGTACACTTATCACTAATATCACTCTCGCTCATTTCTGCATGCTATCTCAGACATACCACATCACACATAGATTAATTTAGTTCCGGTTTTTTCTGAATTCCACCCGGAAACCGCTCCATTCCTCGACGGTCGCATTATTTCTCATTACGTTAAGGGTTGTAGAAGATTTTATGACAAATTAATGCTGCACGATTCTAAGACCATCACCTGCCAAAAAACGCCAATttcgtttaaaaaattactaaGCCATTTGGACATAAAAAAAGAGTTACAGCACGtaatgaaaatacaaaatatacGATATTTTGTACGTGCTAAACTATAACGAAAGCCTTCCACAAAAGCACAAGGGCAGTGGACAAGATGTGTGAGATGATGTCCTGTTGGCGGTAGGACATACGTTGTATCTTCCCGCAGCGAACGGGCTTTAcgaaattgtaaaataaacgTTAACAACAGAGTTTAATAAAGCTTACGGAAACCAAACatgataaaagtaaaatgaacATCTTGTTCGTGTCCTTCCTTCCGCTAAGGCGGAAGCCGGTACCAGCCAGCCCGCCAATGGAAGGATTCAGAGATGGCAGAAGATAAGTTTGACCCTTAGGGGTAGGCGCGCGATcgagtgaaaaattaaatcgttAGCTGGTCTCGTTGACGTTTAGGGCTGGCAGGAAATGGAAAGCGCGAAACACGACGCACGACACACGGTGGCGGGTTTGAGTTTGGCTAATTTATTGCCGATGAGCTGCCACcgctactgctgctgttgctgctagtTCGCGTGCGCCGCGTTGGCGACGCGAATCAATCCCAGCCATTCTCCTTAATCATGTGCGCCAGCTCGATGATGTACTTGCCCTCTTTATACTTCTGGCTCGACTCGAAGGCATGTTCCTGTTGAAGAAGCAAACCGTAAGTGATGGAATATGCTTGAAAGTAATCAAAATGTGCGGGTTTCAAACCAACGCAAGCCATTCatccaataaataaaatcaattcaatacaatatacaacaacaaacaatattATCTCTCATCGAATCTCTCATCGAAAGATGCATAAATTTCTTaaacgcaaagaatcattcagattcatgaatctgaatctgaattacacacCTCTGGATGTGACATGTAAAAAACATATGCTACAATGTTGATACTATGAATGTTCTTTATACACTCTATCCAATTGCTGTAACCTTGGTTTGggattttaaatgaaaatattggaaaataaGCTCGCTTTCATTAATGCATTCATATAAGACCGTCAAATATAATAGGGTTTATTAAAGGCACTAATTGAAACTAATTAATAGGTATAATAGGTTTTAGAGCTTGATGAATGTAAATATCCTTTTTAATTAGTTAAATGTTCTCAATAAAGTCAGTCTGAATAAACTTCCAGAAGATCGCCAAAAAACTTCATCTCTAAAGATGAAATCgctggtagtttttttttgtttaaaattttcacctTTCCCAGAGACTTCGAAATCTCGTCAATGAGCAAAAGTAAAGTGATTTTACTGCTCGGTAACTTTCTGACACTTTTAGCCATAATTTATCTGACagtaacaaaaacaagaataaGTGAGTGCTAAAGCTAATTCACTATGGCCTCACGACTTACATATTTCCATCCGAGTGGCGTTTTGCAGCATTCACAGTAGATGTCGGCCACGGCGTGTAGCCCTGTTAGTAGGACCCGTTCCTCGGCCTGGCCACAAGCGACGTTGACCCTACGCGGGAAAGCGAAAAACAGGAAGATTAATTCGTCGTAAAGCAAACGAGAGTGGAATCCCTCCCGCACAAGGGCACTTACACCGAGTTGAACAGATAGGCCCGTCCCTGGCTGCCCTGGAACGATTTCGATATAAGCTCATCGTGACTAGCTAGGTGTGCCCGGCAGTGGACACAGGAGTACGTTCGATTCGTCGGCGGGAGGTAAGCTTGGAACGTTTTCACCATGGTGCCGCTCCCggatgacgacgaggacgcCGACGAAGATGATTGCCCGTTCGCGTGCCCTCCGTTGGCCGCCTCCTTCGGAAGAGAAAGTCAAGGGACGAAAGGAAGAAACCGTATTACACACCGTGGCGTATAACAAGTCGTCGGGTCGGAAAAGTGTCCACATGCAGCTACTACACCACGAGCAATCAGGCAGTTTTGTATAAGCGTAAGTACGAATAGTTTAACAGATggtaggaaaatgaaaagcaaaacttAAGACACCTAatcgaagagagagagagatacgCATGCTACGATAACTACGAATAACCCGCCGATGCCGCGGCCTTGTACCTGGGTAGGATCGTTTTCTTGATTGGATTCCAGGCCGGAAGCGGTTGTGGTAAGCGGTGCCGGCGCGAAATTGGGACGGAACTGCAATGGTCGCTCGTCGCACCGGCCACTTCCGACGTGCTCGGGCGTGTTTGTCAGCGTTTTGCCCAACCACCAACGGTCGTCCCCGAGCTGCACCTCCTTTTGTAAAGCCAACCCGATTCGTCGGTGGGGAAAACAAGAGCCAGCGAGAGTCGGTTGGGGAATACGCGTGCGATGGGATGCGAAAGGCAGTTTATTGTCGAAGCAACACGGTCCAAATGATTGCGGGAAGACGCCACGATTGCGCGAACCCCCCACACAGAACGCATGATTGGGAATGGGAGGTTAGAATTATGCGTGAAATAGGTTAGAATGTAGTAGATATCGGAGTATTTGTTGCGTCTCAGTATGttttgaaaaggaaatgcTTTTTACCTGGAATAGTAGATCGTACAGGAACGTTATTCGCATCCGTGTCCTGCCTGTAACCGCTGGCAGGATTGAGTAGGAACGAGAGGCCTTAAAGTCACCCGGAGATCTCGAGGCAACTCTCGAACGGGTTTCCTGTTGgcgtctttttttgttttgtaaaactaGACCGCCACCACTTCTAGCAGTGTCCGGTGTTACTTTGCAGGAATGCTTTCCTCCTTGGCCAGCGATTCGTGTGGTACGCGTGGTGAGCTGGCCGGTATTTCGCAGAactcgaagcagattcctggACTTTCCACCAAACTCGCTTGCTTACACGTCACTTTGCTAACTGAACTGTACCGTATCCAAGCAACAGTCCTGCTCTTCTACCACGGTGCACTACGATCGACATACAGCGGAGCTAGCGATTGGAGAAACCGGCGCTCGTTCCTAATTACATCCAACGAGCAAAGTCGCCTACGATGTCGACGTCTTAGGACACTGGTTCTGGACCGATTAACGAAGGAGCTGGTTCGTTCTTCGAGTTTTCGAAGCGGTTTTAAAATTCTCCTTTTCTCtgtgcatttgttttccactgcGGTGAAGGTGAAGGCAACCCCAAAAGCGTTAACAGTGCGTAGTAGTAGATTAAGTGGCAAGTAAAATCCTCGGTTTTACTTCCTTCGGCTTAGTCTTTCTTCTTCTCGCGACTGTTGTATGGCTGCTGCTTCGGTCGCCTTCTGCTGTCGTTGATAAGTTTACCTCTGTTCCTGCCGCTCACAATGTTTACTGTTGGAAATctgtaaaaaaatgaacaaataaaatcgaaagTTGTAGTTGGATTGACGAAAACGTTACAAATCACATTAGTACAACGCGCTTGTGCacggtttttttcttaaaagtggtttatattgtttgtttgtagtgTGGAATAGGAAATATGAATTGTTTTCCTAGTTGCATACTATCAGTCCAATGACAGCATACGGATGCGCAATTGATAGTTGTAGATTAGTAAAGTTATCAACAAGCTCCACCGGTTGGGTGATAAGCGAAGTAACCTCTCGCATTTATAAACATCCCAGCTGCAATCTACGTTGAACATAGCTtacagaaaaatttaaaaaaaaaaacagtcatATCAATAACACCCCAGTAATCACCGGTCGATGGGGCTCAAGGACGTCAGCGTTGCGAATAGGACATTTTCAAGccgatttttttgttgttgttgtttttgtacaATATTTCACCCGAaccgcacaaaaaaaaaggggtgaCTTTTGTGCGAAAGCTGCGGGGGAAAGTTTTAAGGCACAATTGCACAAATAACCGTACCGGGACGAAAGTAGGCCACGGAATCTCATCGCCGGCCCGGTCAGTACAATAAATCAATTGCCGGGGTAGACGTACGTCCCGCGGGGTAGGTGGGATCGGAGTTGGTGTCAAGGTTTTACTGACTCCTGATAAATCACATTACATAATGACCATCAGCGGGTGGTGAATGTCAAGGAGTGGTGGTGGAATTCGCGCTATCTTTCACGGTGAAGCACTTTCCGTCGCATTTACAGCAGAATTAAATGTGCTTAACGCGATGGCTAAAGTTTACCTTCTAGAGTGTGGGCGAAGCATAATTCTCTTGCCTCTGTTTGTTAGATTAAATGTATTCCAAGTAGAAGATATTacattattttataatttaattaacttttAGTTTCAGGAAATTCTACTTATTGTACTAAATTTCAACTCCACAActctttttttatcaaatccaAAATGTTCCCCCGTTtggaatgaaatgttttagtGTGCGAaatcaacatatttttttacaatcaacaaaaacaatatttgactCAAGTTTGTGTATGATTCTagtaatatatttttcaatgtcAATTACTTTTGAATTGTTGTATTACCCACTTGCAATGTTTGTAATGTCTGCTCGTTTGAAACCTGCCTTGTTTTATACATGAATCACACATTAGAACGGATCGGAGtcatacaaaacaacaaagagAAAAGAGATATGTGTGGAGTAGAAACAGAAACTACGAAAACTCCTGCCAATCGCGGAAACCATACAGGTTTACCCCAGTGTGGGTGCGGCAGCAAGGGGTGGAATTAATTTCTAATTCTTCTCTGgcgttttccgtttccctTCTTTCCTTGTCCCACCTCGAACGACGAAGACGTCGACGTCGGGTTCATCAAACTTTCGGCCAGTAGATGGGTACTAAATAACTGTTCTACGCCAGTCTAACCATCCGCTTTGGCCGTGGTTCGTGGCACAATTGCACACCGATCGTGTGAATCTGCGAACGGGTTTTTGCGATCAAAAACATTGCACAACATTGTTACAAACGTCACTGGAGTAGGGGAGCATGGTTTCTAGCTTATCGGTCAAAGGATGAGATGAGGTTGTTTGAACGAAATTGCGACGCAATATTGACGTAGCCCAACGGTTGATTCAACTTAAGGTGTTGATCTGGTTAACAAcgcaacacaacactaacTGTGATAATCAACACGCCACCACCCGCTCGGAACTTTCTCCACAAAACCGTCGTGCGGTCGAGACAGGACGAGAAACACACGAA from Anopheles coustani chromosome 3, idAnoCousDA_361_x.2, whole genome shotgun sequence harbors:
- the LOC131271546 gene encoding protein yippee-like isoform X1, yielding MRITFLYDLLFQEAANGGHANGQSSSSASSSSSGSGTMVKTFQAYLPPTNRTYSCVHCRAHLASHDELISKSFQGSQGRAYLFNSVVNVACGQAEERVLLTGLHAVADIYCECCKTPLGWKYEHAFESSQKYKEGKYIIELAHMIKENGWD
- the LOC131271546 gene encoding protein yippee-like isoform X2 — translated: MVKTFQAYLPPTNRTYSCVHCRAHLASHDELISKSFQGSQGRAYLFNSVVNVACGQAEERVLLTGLHAVADIYCECCKTPLGWKYEHAFESSQKYKEGKYIIELAHMIKENGWD